Proteins encoded within one genomic window of Haladaptatus sp. QDMS2:
- a CDS encoding PH domain-containing protein, with amino-acid sequence MARGAPLVWSSLIALPFLVGGGRILLDLTTLVYPQILGWALVGFGLVIALVGVYVQLAAPTAVQLSDNEYVIDLRHPTQRVAAIRLVVGFAFLLAATYLTYFTQEPLVYPLVALIVGLVLFSQGLVTYWQNSLTSYYLTNERIISEYRFLSLVRKELPLSKVRGIQENRSVLETLVGLGNVQIAAGGSGHLEIILRNIRDSTGFADHLRELV; translated from the coding sequence GTGGCCCGCGGCGCACCCCTCGTCTGGAGTTCGCTTATCGCGCTGCCGTTTCTGGTCGGCGGCGGGCGTATCCTCCTCGATCTGACGACGCTCGTCTACCCGCAAATTCTCGGCTGGGCGCTCGTCGGCTTCGGCCTCGTCATCGCCCTCGTGGGCGTGTACGTCCAGCTCGCCGCACCCACCGCGGTTCAACTGAGCGACAACGAGTACGTCATCGACCTCCGCCACCCGACCCAGCGCGTCGCTGCGATACGACTGGTCGTCGGCTTTGCGTTCCTGCTCGCCGCGACCTACCTCACCTACTTCACGCAGGAACCGCTCGTCTACCCGCTCGTCGCGCTCATCGTCGGGCTGGTGTTGTTCTCACAGGGGTTGGTCACCTACTGGCAGAACTCGCTCACGAGCTACTACCTGACCAACGAACGCATCATCAGCGAGTACCGGTTCCTCTCGCTCGTCCGCAAGGAACTCCCCCTCTCTAAGGTGCGTGGCATCCAGGAGAACCGGTCGGTCCTCGAGACGCTCGTCGGTCTCGGCAACGTCCAGATCGCCGCCGGCGGTAGCGGCCACCTCGAAATCATCCTGCGTAACATTCGCGATTCGACCGGCTTCGCAGACCACCTGCGCGAACTCGTCTGA
- a CDS encoding MaoC family dehydratase has product MLPTHFEEFEAGQTFEFGSVTLSEAEIIEFAETYDPQPFHVDPEAAAESMFGGLIASGWQTCAVSMRLLADNLLNETASLGASGVDELRWHRPVRPGDTLSVRVEVLDTEPAANDPNRGHVRYEFSAFNQDDDRVLSMEALGMFARVP; this is encoded by the coding sequence ATGCTTCCCACCCACTTCGAGGAGTTCGAAGCCGGACAGACGTTCGAGTTCGGGAGCGTGACGCTCTCTGAAGCGGAGATAATCGAATTCGCAGAGACGTACGACCCCCAGCCGTTTCATGTGGACCCGGAGGCGGCGGCCGAGTCGATGTTCGGTGGACTCATCGCGAGCGGGTGGCAGACCTGTGCGGTGTCGATGCGCCTGCTCGCCGACAACCTCCTGAACGAAACGGCGAGTCTCGGAGCCAGCGGCGTAGACGAGTTACGCTGGCATCGACCCGTCAGGCCCGGTGACACCCTCTCGGTGCGCGTTGAGGTACTCGACACCGAACCGGCGGCGAATGACCCGAATCGCGGGCACGTCCGCTACGAGTTTTCGGCGTTCAACCAGGACGACGATCGCGTGCTGTCGATGGAGGCGCTCGGAATGTTTGCGCGGGTGCCCTAG
- a CDS encoding enoyl-CoA hydratase/isomerase family protein: MAYETILVERDAGRATVTLNRPEKLNAMTGETFVELHDAFREFADEDLDVVTIRGAGDHFSAGVDMAGVPEWAQQKPIAVRDNLEVVHDALRTIEGLDVPIVAAIDGYALGGGLELTLACDIRVASHRSKFGLPEANMGLAMDLGGAQKLPGMIGEGMTKWLIMTGKNIDAQRAFDVGLVEQVAAEGEFDAMVADLEDTLAEKPTYVLGIAKRQVHSARPSNLDEAMNQAIHHALTAYQEDETQRRVTEFLDR, from the coding sequence ATGGCATACGAGACGATTCTCGTGGAGCGCGACGCCGGCCGCGCCACGGTGACGCTGAACCGTCCGGAGAAACTGAACGCGATGACCGGCGAGACCTTCGTCGAACTTCACGACGCGTTCCGCGAGTTCGCAGACGAGGACCTCGATGTGGTGACGATTCGCGGGGCGGGCGACCACTTCTCTGCGGGTGTGGACATGGCGGGTGTTCCAGAATGGGCCCAGCAAAAGCCGATTGCCGTCCGCGACAACCTCGAAGTCGTCCACGACGCACTCAGAACTATCGAGGGGCTGGACGTGCCCATCGTCGCCGCCATCGACGGCTACGCACTCGGCGGCGGCCTCGAACTCACGCTGGCCTGTGACATCCGGGTGGCGAGTCACCGCTCGAAATTTGGCCTCCCGGAGGCGAACATGGGCCTCGCGATGGACTTGGGCGGCGCACAGAAGTTACCTGGCATGATTGGCGAGGGGATGACCAAGTGGCTCATCATGACGGGCAAGAACATCGACGCCCAGCGGGCTTTCGACGTCGGTCTCGTCGAGCAGGTCGCAGCCGAAGGCGAGTTCGACGCGATGGTCGCGGACCTCGAAGACACGCTCGCGGAGAAACCAACCTACGTCCTCGGCATCGCAAAGCGCCAGGTCCACTCCGCGCGCCCGTCAAACTTAGACGAGGCGATGAATCAGGCGATTCACCACGCGCTCACGGCGTACCAGGAAGACGAGACCCAGCGGCGAGTCACCGAGTTCCTGGACCGCTAG
- a CDS encoding TrmB family transcriptional regulator encodes MSGSENATGEADFHDAVESLEQLGLTTYEAKVFITLQRLRTGTAREVNEATSVPRSQVYATAESLESQGLIEIQESNPITYKPVAIEEARELLTRRFEREQNRAFSYVEQAISEGTGIEEREDIWTISGAARINNRAVTLIEGTTDRLVFGTGDPRHFPPGVCEALASADARGVDVTVLSDDPSVTEIVGDIDIEAEPPRGYRPSDAQTGRFLLGDDDVILLSVAAHRSGEEAGLWSSNTEFATILMQVVEAGLFEGL; translated from the coding sequence ATGAGTGGCAGTGAGAACGCCACCGGCGAAGCAGACTTTCACGACGCAGTCGAATCGCTAGAACAACTCGGGTTAACGACGTACGAGGCGAAGGTGTTCATCACCCTCCAGCGGTTGCGGACGGGCACCGCCCGCGAGGTGAACGAGGCGACGAGCGTTCCCCGCTCGCAGGTGTACGCCACTGCAGAGAGTCTCGAATCGCAGGGCCTCATCGAGATTCAGGAGTCGAACCCCATCACGTACAAACCGGTGGCCATCGAGGAGGCGCGGGAACTGCTCACGCGGCGCTTCGAGCGCGAGCAAAATCGGGCGTTCAGTTACGTCGAACAGGCCATCTCCGAGGGGACGGGCATCGAAGAGCGCGAGGACATCTGGACCATCAGCGGGGCGGCGCGCATCAACAATCGCGCCGTGACTCTCATTGAGGGGACCACCGACCGCCTCGTGTTCGGAACGGGTGACCCACGCCATTTCCCGCCCGGTGTGTGTGAAGCCCTCGCCTCCGCCGACGCGCGAGGCGTGGACGTGACGGTGCTCAGTGACGACCCCAGCGTTACGGAAATCGTCGGCGACATCGACATCGAGGCCGAACCACCGCGTGGGTATCGACCGAGCGACGCCCAAACCGGGCGATTCCTGCTCGGTGACGACGACGTCATCCTGCTTTCGGTGGCCGCTCACCGTTCGGGTGAGGAAGCGGGTCTCTGGAGTTCGAACACAGAATTTGCAACCATCCTGATGCAGGTGGTCGAGGCCGGATTGTTCGAGGGACTCTGA
- a CDS encoding TIGR00725 family protein, with product MRVSVIGGSTVDDETYDLAVAVGNELASRGHAVVCGGRGGVMEAACRGAREEDGETIGILPGTDPAQANAFVTTPIATGIGNARNVLVVLNGAAVIAIDGHYGTLSELGHALDFGKPVAGLHTHEIDGVKSVKSPLAAISHVESAVR from the coding sequence ATGCGTGTGAGTGTCATTGGCGGGAGCACCGTGGACGACGAGACGTACGACCTGGCCGTGGCGGTCGGCAACGAACTCGCCTCGCGTGGTCACGCCGTCGTCTGTGGTGGTCGGGGCGGCGTGATGGAGGCGGCGTGTCGCGGCGCGCGAGAAGAAGACGGAGAGACGATTGGCATTCTGCCGGGCACGGATCCGGCGCAGGCGAACGCGTTCGTCACCACGCCCATCGCGACGGGCATCGGGAACGCGAGAAACGTCCTCGTCGTACTGAACGGTGCGGCCGTCATTGCAATCGACGGACATTACGGAACGCTTTCTGAGCTCGGTCACGCGCTCGATTTCGGCAAACCTGTCGCAGGTCTTCACACTCACGAAATCGACGGTGTGAAATCAGTGAAATCTCCGCTGGCGGCGATTTCTCACGTCGAGTCCGCGGTGCGCTGA
- a CDS encoding PRC-barrel domain containing protein, with amino-acid sequence MPHSITEGDEGKPVVGAQGEQVGRVIDVEHGTAYVEPDPGLTDTLMSKLGWADRDEDTYPLQENAIGEITDDEIRLQKF; translated from the coding sequence ATGCCTCACAGCATCACAGAAGGAGACGAGGGGAAGCCCGTCGTGGGCGCACAGGGTGAACAGGTCGGTCGGGTCATCGACGTCGAACACGGGACGGCATACGTCGAACCCGACCCCGGCCTCACAGACACGCTGATGTCGAAATTGGGGTGGGCGGACCGTGACGAGGACACGTACCCGCTGCAGGAGAACGCCATCGGCGAAATCACGGACGACGAGATTCGGCTGCAGAAGTTCTGA
- the fabG gene encoding 3-oxoacyl-ACP reductase FabG codes for MLTNQTCLVTGGSRGIGRGIALDLARNGATVVVNYRSSEAEAAAVVDEIEANGGTAVSLQCDVSNYDEVSGMCERVHDLVGPVDVLVNNAGITVDKTFKSMTREDWDRVIDVNLGGVFNCTNCFFDDLLEAEHGRLINISSVVGQQGNYGQANYATTKSGLFGFTRTIALEMARYNSTANCVAPGFVRTEMLETVPDRVQEKILSRIPLGRFAEVDDITGMVSYIASAQSAYMTGQILSVNGGMEW; via the coding sequence ATGCTCACAAACCAGACGTGTCTGGTGACCGGCGGGTCTCGCGGTATTGGCCGAGGAATCGCACTCGATCTGGCACGGAACGGTGCAACGGTCGTGGTGAACTATCGGTCGAGCGAGGCCGAGGCGGCGGCCGTCGTCGACGAAATCGAGGCCAATGGCGGAACTGCCGTTTCACTCCAGTGTGACGTCTCGAACTACGACGAGGTGAGCGGAATGTGCGAGCGCGTCCACGACCTCGTCGGCCCCGTCGACGTGCTCGTGAACAACGCGGGCATCACCGTCGACAAGACGTTCAAGAGCATGACCCGCGAGGACTGGGACCGGGTCATCGACGTGAACCTTGGTGGCGTGTTCAACTGCACGAACTGCTTTTTCGACGACCTCCTCGAAGCCGAACACGGCCGACTGATCAACATTTCGAGCGTGGTCGGTCAGCAAGGGAACTACGGACAGGCCAACTACGCGACGACAAAGAGCGGCCTGTTCGGATTCACCCGAACCATCGCCCTCGAGATGGCCCGGTACAATTCGACGGCCAACTGCGTCGCCCCCGGGTTCGTCCGCACCGAGATGCTGGAGACGGTCCCCGACCGGGTCCAAGAGAAAATCCTGAGTCGCATCCCGCTCGGCCGGTTTGCGGAAGTAGACGACATCACGGGGATGGTGTCGTACATCGCGAGCGCGCAGTCTGCCTACATGACCGGACAGATTCTCTCGGTAAACGGCGGCATGGAGTGGTAA
- the phaC gene encoding class III poly(R)-hydroxyalkanoic acid synthase subunit PhaC translates to MAFMNPVAATLDLQRRAFEAATEGFEKGDIAPEQLARMLEVDVGETPSEVVYTENKLELLHYESRTDEQHKVPILIVYALINRPYILDLQPDRSVVRHLLDAGHDVYLIDWNEPSRMDAHLTLDDYVNRYIENCVDVVRERSGQDSINVLGYCMGGTMSAMYAALHPEKVRSLGLMAAGLCFNDTGGVLELWGDEEYYSPESVADTLGNMPSELLDVGFALMDPVDNYVNKYVRLFDNLENEDFVENFGRMEMWLSDGIDVAGNAYVQFLEDIYQQNKLYKNELELNGKRVNLENIDMPVLQIMGEYDHLIPPESSKPFNDVIGSDDVETYEFPTGHIGLSVSGSSHRDLWPRVSQWFYDHSPVEEEPEAEAEVEPDADGEEAVEAEDAGATIEIEDTEADETEQSSLVSEEDPAPDVESVDGIGPTYADRLREAGIKTVTDLAVADVATIAEVAKVSEERAQSWKDQV, encoded by the coding sequence ATGGCTTTCATGAACCCGGTCGCAGCGACCCTTGACCTCCAGCGCCGTGCGTTCGAAGCCGCCACCGAGGGCTTCGAAAAGGGCGACATCGCCCCCGAGCAGCTGGCGCGAATGCTCGAAGTCGACGTAGGCGAGACGCCGAGTGAGGTCGTCTACACCGAGAACAAGCTGGAACTGCTCCACTACGAGTCGCGGACCGACGAACAGCACAAGGTCCCCATCCTCATCGTCTACGCGCTCATCAATCGACCGTACATCCTGGACCTCCAGCCAGACCGCAGCGTGGTTCGCCACCTGCTCGACGCGGGTCACGACGTGTACCTCATCGACTGGAACGAACCGTCCCGGATGGACGCCCACCTGACGCTCGACGACTACGTCAACCGCTACATCGAGAACTGCGTGGACGTCGTCCGCGAGCGCTCCGGCCAGGATTCCATCAACGTCCTCGGCTACTGCATGGGCGGGACGATGAGCGCGATGTACGCCGCACTCCACCCGGAGAAAGTCCGCAGCCTCGGCCTGATGGCCGCTGGCCTGTGTTTCAACGATACGGGTGGCGTCCTCGAACTCTGGGGCGACGAGGAGTACTACTCGCCCGAGTCCGTCGCCGACACGCTCGGCAACATGCCCAGTGAGTTGCTCGACGTGGGCTTCGCGCTCATGGACCCAGTGGACAACTACGTCAACAAGTACGTCCGCCTGTTCGACAACTTGGAGAACGAGGACTTCGTCGAGAATTTCGGCCGCATGGAGATGTGGCTCTCGGACGGCATCGACGTGGCGGGCAACGCCTACGTCCAGTTCTTAGAGGACATCTACCAGCAGAACAAACTCTATAAGAACGAACTCGAACTGAACGGCAAGCGCGTGAACCTGGAGAACATCGACATGCCGGTCCTCCAGATTATGGGCGAGTACGACCACCTCATTCCCCCAGAGTCCTCGAAGCCGTTCAACGACGTCATCGGCAGCGACGACGTGGAGACCTACGAGTTCCCAACCGGTCACATCGGCCTCTCGGTCTCCGGCAGTTCCCACCGCGACCTCTGGCCGCGCGTGAGCCAGTGGTTCTACGACCACTCGCCGGTCGAGGAGGAACCGGAAGCAGAAGCCGAGGTCGAACCCGACGCAGACGGCGAGGAGGCCGTCGAAGCCGAAGACGCGGGCGCGACCATCGAAATCGAAGACACGGAAGCAGACGAGACCGAGCAATCGAGTCTCGTCTCCGAAGAAGACCCCGCGCCGGACGTCGAATCCGTAGACGGCATCGGGCCGACCTACGCAGACCGACTCCGTGAGGCGGGCATCAAGACGGTGACCGACCTCGCAGTCGCAGACGTGGCGACCATCGCGGAGGTTGCCAAGGTGTCAGAAGAGCGGGCGCAGTCCTGGAAAGACCAGGTCTGA
- a CDS encoding poly(R)-hydroxyalkanoic acid synthase subunit PhaE, with protein MSNMSQNEMQEQWSQFVEQWNDSVARSFEKNMEAQSAFLDAWADAFEDSVPDEEQLTQGMEGYSRAYEVWMDAAERMMTRASDMAEGEDVDVTEFRDIWLQSANKAFKEAMSTSAFAAGTGQFVEAMMEMRDQADAASEDALQQWGFATRSDVMEVGERLVELERRQQRVEDKLDQLLEEN; from the coding sequence ATGAGTAATATGAGCCAAAACGAGATGCAAGAGCAGTGGAGTCAGTTCGTAGAACAGTGGAACGACAGCGTCGCGCGTTCGTTCGAGAAGAACATGGAAGCCCAATCGGCCTTCCTCGACGCCTGGGCCGACGCCTTCGAGGACTCCGTGCCGGACGAAGAACAGCTCACCCAGGGCATGGAAGGCTACTCCCGCGCCTACGAGGTGTGGATGGACGCCGCAGAGCGAATGATGACGCGAGCGAGCGACATGGCCGAGGGCGAGGACGTGGACGTAACCGAGTTCCGCGACATCTGGCTCCAGAGCGCCAACAAGGCGTTCAAAGAGGCCATGAGCACCTCCGCGTTCGCCGCCGGCACCGGCCAGTTCGTCGAGGCGATGATGGAGATGCGCGACCAGGCGGACGCCGCGAGCGAAGACGCCCTCCAGCAGTGGGGCTTCGCCACGCGCAGTGACGTTATGGAAGTCGGCGAGCGCCTCGTCGAACTCGAGCGCCGCCAGCAGCGCGTCGAAGACAAGCTTGACCAGCTCCTAGAGGAGAACTGA
- a CDS encoding AbrB/MazE/SpoVT family DNA-binding domain-containing protein, producing MTENDEMMWTPAQFARQFQQASQQALDQQQDLMQSMFGASTGSGLSGLSQLGAMSMGMATFKTRVQSGGRISIPDAEREALDIEEGDIVQTVVIPVKRNRED from the coding sequence ATGACCGAGAATGACGAGATGATGTGGACGCCGGCGCAGTTTGCCCGGCAGTTCCAGCAGGCGAGCCAGCAGGCACTCGACCAGCAACAGGACCTTATGCAGTCCATGTTCGGGGCGAGTACGGGGTCGGGGCTTTCCGGTCTCTCGCAGCTTGGCGCGATGAGTATGGGCATGGCGACGTTCAAGACCCGTGTCCAGAGCGGGGGACGCATCAGCATCCCCGACGCCGAGCGCGAGGCGCTCGACATTGAAGAAGGCGACATCGTCCAAACGGTCGTCATTCCGGTCAAACGCAACAGAGAGGATTAA
- a CDS encoding MaoC family dehydratase, translating into MSSEPRHQSLAETWMKTSTRLFNSAWEANRATLAAFGVPTLSSNGETSTSDTEAEDDDVHALAGVNLDDWDVEVTADRRDALDIGDKVRFTKTITEEDVIEFARASGDTNRLHLDAEYAEKTRFKGRIVHGTLAAGLISAALARLPGLVIYLSQDVEFRNPIRIGDRVTAEVEIVEDLGNYRYRLSTIVTDGEDTIVDGEAVVLLDKRPAA; encoded by the coding sequence ATGAGTTCTGAACCGCGGCACCAATCGTTGGCAGAAACGTGGATGAAAACGTCCACACGTCTGTTCAACAGTGCATGGGAGGCGAATCGGGCAACCCTCGCTGCGTTCGGGGTTCCGACGCTGAGTTCGAATGGTGAAACCTCGACCAGCGACACGGAAGCAGAAGACGACGACGTACACGCGCTCGCAGGCGTGAATCTCGACGACTGGGACGTCGAAGTCACCGCAGACCGGCGAGACGCCCTCGACATCGGCGACAAAGTCCGATTCACGAAGACGATTACAGAGGAGGACGTCATCGAGTTCGCGCGCGCGAGCGGCGACACGAACCGGCTGCACCTCGACGCAGAGTACGCAGAAAAGACACGCTTCAAGGGTCGCATCGTCCACGGCACACTCGCCGCGGGCCTCATCAGCGCCGCGCTGGCTCGCCTTCCCGGCCTCGTCATCTACCTCTCGCAAGACGTGGAGTTCCGCAACCCGATTCGCATCGGCGACCGCGTCACCGCGGAGGTGGAAATCGTAGAGGACCTCGGCAACTACCGATATCGCCTCTCGACCATCGTCACCGACGGCGAGGACACCATCGTCGACGGCGAAGCCGTCGTCCTCCTCGACAAGCGCCCAGCGGCCTAG
- a CDS encoding alpha/beta fold hydrolase, translated as MSMLSPTSKHVELTVENESVGVRYLTAGEGDPIVLLHGIGLDAATVSWRHTLPVLAEDHEVYALDFPGHGESEKPNRRYTTDYYQDVLAAFLDDLDIDSPTLVGISMGGAVALGHALDDEVDRLVLVNSHGLGSDAPWRFPASVALWTPGFDSFWWAGATGSRFSVRESLRQFTSNAEAEFVDDVYQATQDPAVGEALTSWQRSEFLLGGLKTNYVGELDEVSVPTLLVHGKDDPLFPVSWSVRAAEKISDSDLHVFENCGHWPPREQPRAFNGVVQSFLNGQS; from the coding sequence ATGAGTATGCTCTCGCCGACGTCGAAACACGTCGAGTTGACCGTCGAAAACGAGTCCGTCGGCGTTCGCTATCTGACCGCCGGAGAGGGGGACCCTATTGTCCTGTTACACGGCATCGGCCTCGACGCGGCCACCGTCTCCTGGCGACACACGCTGCCGGTGCTGGCCGAAGACCACGAGGTCTACGCCCTCGACTTCCCCGGCCACGGCGAGAGCGAGAAGCCGAACCGCCGGTACACCACGGACTACTATCAGGACGTTCTCGCCGCGTTCCTCGACGACCTCGACATCGATTCGCCCACGCTCGTCGGCATTTCGATGGGTGGGGCGGTTGCGCTCGGCCACGCGCTCGACGACGAGGTCGACCGGCTGGTTCTCGTGAACAGCCACGGTCTCGGGAGCGACGCCCCCTGGCGGTTTCCGGCGTCAGTGGCGCTCTGGACACCCGGCTTCGATTCGTTCTGGTGGGCCGGAGCGACCGGGTCGCGCTTTTCCGTGCGCGAGAGTCTCCGCCAATTCACGAGCAACGCGGAAGCCGAATTCGTAGACGACGTGTACCAGGCGACCCAGGACCCGGCGGTGGGCGAGGCGCTCACGAGTTGGCAGCGAAGCGAATTCCTGCTCGGTGGGCTGAAAACGAACTACGTCGGAGAGTTAGATGAGGTGTCAGTCCCCACGCTGCTCGTCCACGGCAAAGACGACCCGCTGTTTCCGGTATCCTGGTCGGTTCGCGCGGCGGAGAAAATCAGTGATAGCGACCTGCACGTCTTCGAAAATTGTGGCCACTGGCCGCCTCGGGAACAGCCGCGAGCGTTCAACGGCGTGGTCCAGTCGTTCTTGAACGGGCAGTCCTAG
- a CDS encoding NADH:flavin oxidoreductase codes for MPSIHDPVALGGCDVANRLYRAPLLECAGTGPDSVEILTEKLEPAAASGVGLIFQGATIVQGEGGCAAPGMTRVHDPAFVATLSGLTDAIHDHGGRIFLQLEHGGLRSMETWHAGYRQKHPHLPQLAVSRPPAVLRALDRFGVLAYDARVLSTDEVYDLAADFGVAAGHAVDAGYDGIHLAGANMGIIQQFLSPYYNRREDEFADGFRFLECVYEAIRDHAGDVPLVTKIPAETAAPAFARPRLSFDDGVELARRAADLGFDALAPVQVSTFWDTSIVRGAFPARAWQLDDLQSGYEAAFGGRWRARLVALANRLQARRFSRDAGWNEAICRAVRGVVDVPVLLEGGVRSRPQIDRLLSTGACDMVGLARPFYAEPRLATRLLRQVDSRVVCESCNNCTVPQVTGAEGVCRTPHVLRRRGELERGGAYDQK; via the coding sequence ATGCCATCGATTCACGATCCGGTGGCACTCGGTGGCTGTGACGTGGCCAATCGACTGTACCGCGCCCCGTTACTGGAATGTGCAGGCACGGGGCCGGATTCGGTCGAGATACTCACGGAGAAACTCGAACCAGCCGCCGCGTCGGGCGTCGGACTCATCTTTCAGGGGGCGACCATCGTTCAAGGCGAGGGCGGCTGTGCGGCCCCCGGTATGACGCGCGTTCACGACCCCGCGTTCGTCGCGACCCTCTCTGGACTCACCGACGCGATTCACGACCACGGCGGGCGTATTTTCTTGCAACTCGAACACGGCGGCTTGCGGAGCATGGAGACGTGGCACGCGGGCTACCGGCAGAAACACCCACACCTCCCGCAACTGGCCGTCTCGCGGCCCCCGGCAGTGCTCCGGGCACTCGACCGGTTCGGCGTACTTGCCTACGATGCACGCGTCCTCTCGACCGACGAGGTGTACGACCTGGCGGCGGATTTCGGCGTCGCGGCGGGACACGCGGTGGACGCCGGGTACGACGGCATCCACCTCGCCGGAGCGAACATGGGCATCATCCAGCAGTTCCTCTCGCCGTACTACAACCGACGGGAAGACGAGTTCGCCGACGGCTTTCGATTTCTCGAATGCGTCTACGAGGCGATTCGCGATCATGCGGGCGACGTGCCGCTCGTGACGAAGATTCCGGCGGAGACGGCGGCCCCCGCATTCGCGCGGCCGCGACTCTCGTTCGACGACGGCGTGGAACTGGCCCGCCGAGCCGCCGACCTCGGGTTCGATGCGCTCGCGCCCGTGCAGGTCTCCACGTTCTGGGATACGAGCATCGTTCGTGGTGCGTTTCCGGCGCGAGCGTGGCAATTAGACGACTTGCAGTCGGGGTACGAAGCAGCGTTCGGCGGGCGATGGCGAGCGCGACTGGTTGCACTCGCCAATCGCCTACAGGCGCGGCGGTTCTCGCGAGATGCGGGGTGGAACGAGGCAATCTGTCGGGCCGTCCGCGGGGTGGTGGACGTGCCAGTGTTGCTGGAAGGTGGCGTTCGGTCGCGGCCACAAATCGACCGCCTGCTCTCGACCGGTGCGTGCGATATGGTCGGGTTGGCCCGGCCGTTCTACGCGGAACCGCGACTCGCGACGCGCTTGCTCCGGCAGGTCGACAGTCGGGTCGTCTGTGAGAGCTGTAACAACTGCACCGTCCCGCAGGTGACGGGTGCGGAAGGCGTGTGTCGGACGCCCCACGTTCTCAGGCGGCGGGGGGAACTGGAACGCGGCGGCGCGTACGACCAGAAGTAG
- the cgi121 gene encoding KEOPS complex subunit Cgi121 → MRVVEGTAEIEDITAFVSRLQEIGAETDCTIQAFDSRYVVSDAHLRRAVELADRAFERGENVADDRAVEILLYVAARRQINRALAIGANEGECDLVVLVDAERENGDEQAASAAVSDLLTEKKTLGHYDEERVCTFFDIGEAERGASNASLEALVLEQVALLDVSK, encoded by the coding sequence ATGCGCGTGGTCGAAGGAACGGCTGAAATCGAAGACATCACCGCCTTCGTCAGCCGGTTACAGGAGATTGGTGCGGAGACCGATTGTACGATTCAGGCGTTCGACTCGCGGTACGTCGTGAGCGACGCGCACCTTCGGCGGGCGGTGGAACTCGCGGACCGGGCGTTCGAACGCGGTGAGAACGTCGCCGACGACCGCGCGGTCGAAATTCTGCTCTACGTCGCCGCCCGCCGCCAGATAAACCGGGCGCTCGCCATTGGGGCGAACGAGGGCGAGTGTGACCTCGTCGTGTTGGTCGATGCGGAGCGCGAGAACGGAGACGAACAGGCGGCGAGCGCGGCGGTTTCCGACCTGCTGACCGAGAAGAAAACACTCGGTCACTACGACGAAGAGCGCGTCTGCACCTTCTTCGACATTGGCGAGGCGGAACGCGGCGCGTCGAATGCGTCGCTCGAAGCCCTCGTGCTGGAGCAGGTTGCTCTGCTCGATGTGTCGAAGTGA